The following coding sequences lie in one Cotesia glomerata isolate CgM1 linkage group LG5, MPM_Cglom_v2.3, whole genome shotgun sequence genomic window:
- the LOC123264726 gene encoding alpha-ketoglutarate-dependent dioxygenase alkB homolog 4 has translation METVRACGCKGIRTCLICEHEYNIIKPNTYKELQKLPSYVYCPECDKAWPGWDINLYKQHPNHIGSPIAYSGVYIQQNFVDERETKLLIKDLDSLPWDISQSGRRKQNYGPKCNFKKRKLCLGNFNGFPINTEFVQKKLSQVPLLQGFRTIEQCSLEYTPERGASIDPHIDDCWIWGERIVTVNVIGDSVLTMTRYQGSNTRYNLDCVSTYPPVVPQSDYSGDDLEKAPEDVVIRLPMPAGSLMVLYGDARYNWDHAVLREDVTSRRVCIAYREFTPPYLPLGQYSNKSEEILKKAQNFW, from the exons atggaaaCTGTAAGAGCTTGTGGATGTAAAGGTATAAGAACATGTTTAATTTGCGAACACGAGTATAACATTATTAAACCCAACACATATAAAGAGCTGCAa aAATTACCAAGCTACGTTTATTGTCCTGAGTGTGATAAAGCTTGGCCCGGATGGgacattaatttatataaacaaCATCCGAACCATATTGGAAGTCCTATTGCTTATTCTGGAGTTTACATTcag CAAAATTTTGTAGACGAACGAGAAACAAAACTCCTGATAAAAGATCTTGACTCTTTACCCTGGGACATTTCGCAAAGTGGAAGAAGAAAACAAAACTACGGACccaaatgtaattttaaaaaacgaaaactatgCCTGGGTAATTTTAATGGGTTTCCAATCAACACAGAATtcgtccaaaaaaaattatcccaAGTGCCATTATTACAAGGCTTCAGAACTATAGAACAGTGCAGTTTAGAATACACTCCAGAGCGTGGAGCTTCTATTGACCCTCACATTGACGACTGTTGGATTTGGGGAGAGAGAATTGTTACAGTAAATGTAATTGGAGACTCTGTATTAACTATGACTCGTTATCAAGGGTCTAATACACGTTATAACCTCGACTGTGTTTCTACTTATCCTCCAGTAGTCCCTCAGAGCGATTACAGTGGAGATGATTTAGAAAAAGCGCCAGAAGATGTTGTAATTAGACTTCCAATGCCTGCTGGGTCGCTGATGGTTTTGTATGGCGATGCAAGATATAATTGGGATCATGCAGTTTTGCGGGAAGATGTTACTAGTCGTAGAGTATGTATCGCTTACCGAGAATTTACGCCTCCCTATCTTCCACTCGGTCAATATAGTAATAAGTCAGaagagattttaaaaaaagctcAAAATTTTTGGTGA